The Caulobacter vibrioides sequence CTGCGAGATGCGCCAGATGATCCAGGACAATCGCGAAGCCCTCTCGTTCGCTGCCGAGTAACGGCTGAAAGTCCACAAAATCAGAGATCGCGAGTCACTCTCAAAGATTTCCGTGAGAGCGCGAAACACTCGCACATATTAGCATTGAAGGCCGCTGCGGCTTGCCTCAGGTTCGCGCCAACAGTGATTTCGAGGAGGCCGCCATGCAGGGCGATCCCAGCATCATCCGACTGCTCAACGCGGTGCTCACCAACGAGCTGACGGCGGTCAACCAGTACTTCCTGCACGCGCGGATGTACGACAACTGGGGCTTCAAGCGTCTCGGCAAGATCACCTACGACGAATCCATCGGCGAGATGAAACACGCCGATATGCTGATCAACCGCATCCTGTTCCTGGAGGGCCTTCCCAACCTTCAGGACCTGCACAAGCTGAAGATTGGCGAGACCGTGCCCGAGTGCCTGAACAGCGACTTGCAGGTCGAGCTGGCCGGCCGTGAAACCCTGATCCCCGGCATCATCCAGTGCGAACAGGCACGGGACTATGTCAGCCGCGAACTCCTGCGCGTGATCCTCAGCGATACCGAGGAGCACATCGACTTCCTCGAGACCCAGCTGTCGCTCGTGAAGTCGCTGGGCGAGGCCAACTACCTCCAATCGGCGATGGGCGAGCTGCCCGCCTAGAGGTTCCTTGCCATGAAGACGCGGGCGCTTTCATCGAGGCCCCGCGCCAGATGTTCGCGCCGAACCGCCGCCAGACCGGGGGGCAAAGCCTTGTCGTCGAGGTCCGCGAAGCCAAGCCTGCGATAGTAGGGGGCGTTCCAGGGGATTTCGCGAAAGGTTGAAAGCGTCAGCCGCGCCAGGCCCATGCCGCTGGCGTGGCGCGCCACGGCGTCGATCAGCGTCGCGCCGATCCGCTGACGCTCGAAGACAGGGAGCACGTCGATCTGTTCGATGTAGAGGCTCTGCTCAAGCCGCCGAAACATCACGAAGCCGGCTAGCGTCGGCCGCCTGTCATCGTCCGCCTCTGCGACCAACAGGCCGCCTTCCCGCTGACGTGCGGCGAGCACCTCCAGAGGCGACGGTTCGTCGTTGGCGAGGGCGTCCATCACCCCTAGGAACCGCTGGGCCGAGGCGCGCTCGATCGCTTGGATGAGCTGAAGTTCGTCGGCGCTTGCGGGGCGGATCGTGGTGGTCATGGGCCAGATTTGCTGGCTCCAGCCTCGCGGTCCAGCCCAAGCGCGTGGGGGCGGGCCTTTGCGTCACCGGCGCGATGCCGTCATGATGGAGCCAAGAGGCCGGAGACGCCTGGAACCAAGGCTGAACTGGGCTGTTTGAACCATTCGAGTTCATAAGGAGCGGCGCATGCATATCGCCAACGGAACCGCGCGGGAACGCGCCCTGGCCGGCCGCGAGGCGTTCGAACTCGATCGCCAGCAGCGTCATCATCCGGTCGCTCAGGTCGCCGTCGGGGCGGCCTTGGCGGGGGGCGCGATCGTTG is a genomic window containing:
- the bfr gene encoding bacterioferritin; this encodes MQGDPSIIRLLNAVLTNELTAVNQYFLHARMYDNWGFKRLGKITYDESIGEMKHADMLINRILFLEGLPNLQDLHKLKIGETVPECLNSDLQVELAGRETLIPGIIQCEQARDYVSRELLRVILSDTEEHIDFLETQLSLVKSLGEANYLQSAMGELPA
- a CDS encoding GNAT family N-acetyltransferase; this translates as MTTTIRPASADELQLIQAIERASAQRFLGVMDALANDEPSPLEVLAARQREGGLLVAEADDDRRPTLAGFVMFRRLEQSLYIEQIDVLPVFERQRIGATLIDAVARHASGMGLARLTLSTFREIPWNAPYYRRLGFADLDDKALPPGLAAVRREHLARGLDESARVFMARNL